In one window of Streptomyces sp. NBC_01224 DNA:
- a CDS encoding DUF6381 family protein translates to MSTALPSHQVRGAPDRARLPAVPEIAAQSRSFGPPPQPSSAGSRSKTIWSGRSSRSAPTATDPQERQKLQEQARHLLEQSKQQGQNAGANRSKGAGGGRGQQPPE, encoded by the coding sequence CTGTCCACAGCACTGCCATCACACCAAGTACGAGGAGCACCGGACAGGGCGCGCCTTCCAGCAGTCCCGGAAATTGCTGCACAGTCGAGGAGCTTTGGACCTCCGCCTCAGCCCTCTTCCGCTGGGTCGAGGTCGAAGACCATCTGGTCGGGCCGCTCCAGCCGATCCGCCCCGACTGCGACCGACCCCCAGGAACGTCAGAAGCTTCAGGAGCAGGCCCGCCACCTGCTGGAACAGAGCAAGCAGCAGGGGCAGAATGCCGGTGCGAACAGGTCCAAGGGCGCTGGCGGCGGCAGGGGGCAGCAGCCGCCCGAATGA
- a CDS encoding cold-shock protein, producing MASGTVKWFNAEKGFGFIEQDGGGPDVFAHYSNIAAQGFRELQEGQRVNFDITQGQKGPQAENITPA from the coding sequence ATGGCCAGCGGAACCGTCAAGTGGTTCAACGCGGAAAAGGGCTTCGGCTTTATTGAGCAGGACGGCGGCGGCCCGGACGTCTTCGCCCACTACTCGAACATCGCCGCTCAGGGTTTCCGTGAGCTCCAGGAAGGTCAGAGGGTGAACTTCGACATCACCCAGGGCCAGAAGGGCCCTCAGGCGGAGAACATCACCCCTGCCTGA